The following are encoded together in the Mastacembelus armatus chromosome 6, fMasArm1.2, whole genome shotgun sequence genome:
- the znf609a gene encoding zinc finger protein 609a isoform X1 — protein sequence MSLSSGPAGGKGVDSNAVDTYDSGDEWDIGVGNLIIDLDADLEKDKLEMSSSKEGGGMAAPPSAVAALPDNIKFVSPVATAQGKESKSKSKRSKNSKESVKALVTDAAKKEVQGRPPGDTIPQNTNSTPTKGTDKSSKPSRTLPAVKKDKDGVSGKTKKEKIDVVAPGVVSTEKESGAPILPIGGARTGPFEGQQNPELAAAEQLGNMALDSVGIGQPVTMTIEQEEVDNGECRGMKKVVGGEKMESPVSTPAPPPLHLLAPSANSDISSSCEQIMVRTRSVAVNTVDAALATEPECLGPCEPGTSVNLEGIVWQETEDGMLVVNVTWRNKTYVGTLLDCTRHDWAPPRFCESPTSDVEMRSGRGRGKRMRPSSNTPLNDNSNSSDNKGSGSSKTRGATANSKGRRGSQTAGGAEDAKASPSSAKRKTKPASDMEPTSSSEDTKASKRMRTNSTGAVTPLPGGKTDPLPPPQVDRTCPSPVLIDCPHPNCNKKYKHINGLKYHQARAHNDQDVRLDQDGDSEYGDDPALHPDPASCNGAAISPARSTTPKGRGFDAPSPSSGKLTSKGKKKVGEAEPEGTDGGEEGVCLTDEASNDGMDDRKSKKLVAAGKGDKLTQKGLKPARPVAPAAPGAPSPYALQASSPALGSVVQSVPKSPQLKNIQPKPPPMVDPASSPVLVKDKKKKDKKKREGGKEGDSPKAMGKGGRPEEGRSPYSEADALLNGSTETHQSRLASIKAEADKVYSFSDNAPSPSIGVASRMEAGLAPPLHLNQNGADNASVKTSSPAYSDISDAGEDGEGRAEGLKVKPEPDQGAREGAKKALFPPQAPSKDSPYYPNYDSYYSPNYPNPSPGAPAALPHMDAAPVKVKKEEESEVGEEERKLKVEPQEERKVDPGPQQPSVIQQRPNMYAQTLYYNQYYFPPYSYSPDPAYHAHLLASNPAYRQQYEERQRQADKKAESKERDTGVKDEWKQKASVPPTLSRAPSLTDLGAKGTLNPAKAKEPPPPSEQAKSVIMAKGEDPKAPATQPEGLKMKLSEAGHHGKDEAKQVESGRPAGVESAMWYRQEPDSRLWPYVYPNKYSEAPKLQEEDRWREDRERERDRKGKEERPRLKEGALKEEAKEGVEARTQLPPEEHRGGGKEARAPHMQFSSPLAQHQGYMPYMHGPYAYTQGYEPSHPGYRGMPSVMMQNYPGSYMPAGYPFPSYGGKVVTGEEGEKPSRSSPTVKPPGEAKALDLLQQHASQYKSKSPSIQDNKTPHERERERERDGDRPRSSPSQRILPPHHHLGYPLLSGQYDLSYASGLSSSAIVASQQASAPSMYPPARRHT from the exons ATGTCCCTCAGCAGCGGCCCTGCAGGCGGGAAAGGTGTGGACTCCAACGCGGTGGACACGTACGACAGCGGCGATGAGTGGGATATCGGTGTTGGCAATCTGATCATTGACCTGGACGCCGACTTGGAGAAAGACAAGCTAGAGATGTCGAGCAgtaaggagggagggggcaTGGCTGCCCCTCCCAGCGCTGTGGCTGCTTTACCTGACAATATAAAGTTTGTTAGTCCTGTAGCCACCGCACAGGGCAAAGAGAGCAAATCCAAATCCAAACGTAGTAAAAACTCTAAGGAGAGCGTTAAGGCCCTGGTCACAGACGCAGCTAAAAAGGAGGTTCAGGGTCGCCCCCCTGGGGACACAATACCCCAGAACACTAACTCTACCCCAACTAAGGGAACTGACAAGTCCAGTAAACCCTCCCGCACTCTCCCTGCTGTGAAGAAGGACAAGGACGGGGTGTCTGGGAAAACTAAGAAGGAGAAAATTGATGTGGTGGCCCCTGGAGTGGTTAGCACTGAGAAGGAGTCTGGGGCTCCCATCCTGCCAATAGGAGGCGCTCGCACTGGCCCGTTTGAGGGCCAACAGAACCCGGAGTTGGCTGCAGCCGAGCAGCTGGGGAACATGGCACTGGACTCTGTAGGGATTGGCCAGCCTGTCACCATGACGATAGAGCAAGAGGAGGTGGACAACGGCGAGTGTCGGGGCATGAAGAAAGTGGTCGGAGGTGAGAAG ATGGAGTCTCCGGTCTCCACCcccgctcctcctcctctccacctcctcgCTCCGTCCGCCAACAGCGACATTTCGTCTTCGTGTGAGCAGATCATGGTTCGCACACGCTCAGTGGCGGTGAACACAGTAGACGCCGCGCTGGCGACCGAGCCGGAGTGTCTGGGACCCTGCGAGCCAGGCACCAGTGTCAACCTGGAGGGCATCGTGTGGCAGGAGACTGAGGATG gcATGCTGGTTGTTAACGTCACCTGGAGGAACAAGACATATGTTGGAACACTGCTGGACTGCACAAGGCATGACTGGGCCCCTCCGAG GTTCTGCGAGTCTCCCACCAGTGACGTGGAGATGCGAAGTGGTCGTGGTCGAGGGAAGCGGATGCGTCCCAGCAGCAACACGCCCCTGAACGACAACAGCAACTCTTCTGACAACAaaggcagcggcagcagcaagACACGTGGTGCCACAGCGAACAGCAAAGGGCGGCGAGGCAGTCAAACAGCCGGCGGTGCTGAGGATGCCAAGGCCAGCCCGTCCTCTGCCAAGAGGAAGACCAAACCTGCCTCTGACATGGAGCCAACCTCCAGCTCCGAGGACACCAAGGCTTCAAAACGCATGAGGACCAACTCCACTGGTGCTGTGACCCCCCTCCCTGGAGGAAAAACCGACCCCCTGCCCCCTCCGCAGGTGGACCGCACCTGCCCCTCCCCTGTGCTCATCGACTGCCCCCACCCCAACTGCAACAAGAAATATAAGCACATCAATGGGCTGAAGTACCACCAGGCTCGGGCCCACAATGACCAGGACGTGCGATTGGACCAGGATGGAGACAGTGAGTATGGGGACGACCCCGCCCTCCATCCTGACCCTGCCTCCTGCAATGGTGCTGCCATCTCCCCCGCTCGCTCCACCACACCTAAAGGGCGAGGCTTTGATGCCCCCTCTCCCTCATCAGGGAAGCTGACATCAAAGGGGAAGAAAAAGGTTGGGGAGGCTGAGCCCGAGGGGACGGACGGTGGTGAGGAGGGGGTGTGTTTGACCGATGAAGCCAGCAATGACGGGATGGACGACAGAAAGTCCAAGAAGTTGGTGGCTGCAGGCAAGGGCGACAAACTGACACAGAAAGGCCTCAAACCTGCCCGCCCTGTGGCCCCCGCCGCCCCCGGAGCGCCTTCGCCATACGCCCTGCAGGCGTCCTCCCCGGCTCTGGGCTCAGTGGTACAGTCTGTCCCCAAGAGCCCCCAGCTGAAGAACATCCAGCCCAAACCCCCTCCAATGGTCGACCCCGCCTCCAGCCCAGTCCTCGtcaaagacaagaagaagaaggacaaAAAGAAGAGGGAGGGGGGGAAGGAGGGGGACAGTCCTAAGGCGATGGGAAAGGGGGGGAGGCCTGAGGAGGGGCGGAGCCCTTATTCAGAGGCTGATGCTTTGCTCAACGGCTCCACGGAAACGCACCAGAGCCGACTGGCAAGCATCAAGGCGGAGGCCGACAAGGTGTACAGCTTCTCCGACAACGCACCCAGCCCCTCCATCGGCGTTGCCAGCAGAATGGAGGCCGGCCTCGCACCCCCCCTCCACCTCAACCAGAATGGAGCCGACAACGCCTCCGTCAAAACCAGCAGCCCCGCCTACTCAGACATCTCTGATGCGGGCGaggatggggaggggagagcggAGGGGCTGAAGGTCAAACCTGAGCCTGACCAGGGCGCACGTGAAGGGGCCAAGAAGGCCCTGTTCCCTCCCCAGGCTCCCAGCAAAGACTCACCGTACTACCCCAACTACGACTCCTATTACTCCCCGAATTACCCCAACCCCAGCCCGGGGGCACCTGCAGCGCTGCCCCACATGGATGCCGCTCCAGTGaaggtgaagaaggaggaggagtcagaggtgggggaggaggagcGCAAACTGAAGGTGGAGCctcaggaggagaggaaggtggACCCAGGGCCTCAGCAGCCATCAGTTATCCAGCAGCGCCCCAACATGTACGCCCAGACCCTGTACTACAACCAGTACTACTTCCCCCCCTACTCCTACTCACCTGACCCGGCCTACCACGCCCACCTGTTGGCCTCTAACCCCGCCTACCGCCAGCAGTATGAGGAGCGGCAGCGACAGGCCGACAAGAAGGCCGAGAGCAAAGAGCGGGACACCGGAGTAAAGGACGAATGGAAACAGAAAGCTTCTGTGCCCCCCACCCTCTCCAGAGCCCCCAGCCTCACCGACCTGGGCGCCAAGGGTACGCTGAACCCAGCCAAGGCCAAAGAGCCCCCCCCGCCTTCAGAACAGGCCAAGTCGGTCATCATGGCCAAAGGAGAAGACCCCAAGGCCCCCGCCACCCAGCCAGAGGGTCTGAAGATGAAGCTGAGTGAAGCTGGGCATCATGGGAAGGACGAGGCCAAGCAAGTGGAGTCGGGCAGGCCGGCAGGCGTGGAGTCGGCCATGTGGTACAGACAG GAGCCGGACTCACGCCTCTGGCCCTACGTCTACCCCAACAAATACTCCGAGGCTCCtaagctgcaggaggaggaccGGTGGAGGGAGGACAGGGAGCGAGAGCGCGACAGGAAGGGGAAGGAGGAGAGGCCGCGGCTCAAGGAGGGCGCCCTGAAAGAAGAGGCCAAGGAGGGGGTGGAGGCCAGGACTCAGCTGCCTCCAGAGGAGCACCGAGGGGGTGGCAAGGAGGCCAGAGCCCCCCACATGCAGTTCTCCTCCCCCCTGGCCCAGCACCAGGGCTACATGCCCTACATGCACGGACCTTACGCCTACACCCAGGGCTACGAACCGAGCCACCCCGGCTACAGAGGCATGCCCTCGGTCATGATGCAGAACTACCCAG GCTCGTACATGCCGGCCGGTTACCCCTTCCCCTCATACGGCGGGAAGGTGGTgacaggggaggagggggagaaacCGTCCAGGTCCAGTCCCACGGTGAAGCCGCCTGGCGAGGCCAAAGCTCTggacctgctgcagcagcacgCCAGCCAGTACAAGAGCAAATCCCCATCCATCCAGGACAACAAGACGCCAcatgagagggagagggagcggGAGAGAGACGGTGACCGGCCACGATCCTCCCCCTCCCAGCGCATCCTGCCCCCCCATCATCACCTGGGATACCCGCTGCTGTCGGGACAGTACGACCTGTCCTACGCCTCAG gcctCTCGTCTTCAGCCATCGTCGCCAGTCAGCAGGCGTCAGCCCCGTCCATGTACCCCCCCGCACGGAG GCACACCTGA
- the znf609a gene encoding zinc finger protein 609a isoform X2 — MSLSSGPAGGKGVDSNAVDTYDSGDEWDIGVGNLIIDLDADLEKDKLEMSSSKEGGGMAAPPSAVAALPDNIKFVSPVATAQGKESKSKSKRSKNSKESVKALVTDAAKKEVQGRPPGDTIPQNTNSTPTKGTDKSSKPSRTLPAVKKDKDGVSGKTKKEKIDVVAPGVVSTEKESGAPILPIGGARTGPFEGQQNPELAAAEQLGNMALDSVGIGQPVTMTIEQEEVDNGECRGMKKVVGGEKMESPVSTPAPPPLHLLAPSANSDISSSCEQIMVRTRSVAVNTVDAALATEPECLGPCEPGTSVNLEGIVWQETEDGMLVVNVTWRNKTYVGTLLDCTRHDWAPPRFCESPTSDVEMRSGRGRGKRMRPSSNTPLNDNSNSSDNKGSGSSKTRGATANSKGRRGSQTAGGAEDAKASPSSAKRKTKPASDMEPTSSSEDTKASKRMRTNSTGAVTPLPGGKTDPLPPPQVDRTCPSPVLIDCPHPNCNKKYKHINGLKYHQARAHNDQDVRLDQDGDSEYGDDPALHPDPASCNGAAISPARSTTPKGRGFDAPSPSSGKLTSKGKKKVGEAEPEGTDGGEEGVCLTDEASNDGMDDRKSKKLVAAGKGDKLTQKGLKPARPVAPAAPGAPSPYALQASSPALGSVVQSVPKSPQLKNIQPKPPPMVDPASSPVLVKDKKKKDKKKREGGKEGDSPKAMGKGGRPEEGRSPYSEADALLNGSTETHQSRLASIKAEADKVYSFSDNAPSPSIGVASRMEAGLAPPLHLNQNGADNASVKTSSPAYSDISDAGEDGEGRAEGLKVKPEPDQGAREGAKKALFPPQAPSKDSPYYPNYDSYYSPNYPNPSPGAPAALPHMDAAPVKVKKEEESEVGEEERKLKVEPQEERKVDPGPQQPSVIQQRPNMYAQTLYYNQYYFPPYSYSPDPAYHAHLLASNPAYRQQYEERQRQADKKAESKERDTGVKDEWKQKASVPPTLSRAPSLTDLGAKGTLNPAKAKEPPPPSEQAKSVIMAKGEDPKAPATQPEGLKMKLSEAGHHGKDEAKQVESGRPAGVESAMWYRQEPDSRLWPYVYPNKYSEAPKLQEEDRWREDRERERDRKGKEERPRLKEGALKEEAKEGVEARTQLPPEEHRGGGKEARAPHMQFSSPLAQHQGYMPYMHGPYAYTQGYEPSHPGYRGMPSVMMQNYPGSYMPAGYPFPSYGGKVVTGEEGEKPSRSSPTVKPPGEAKALDLLQQHASQYKSKSPSIQDNKTPHERERERERDGDRPRSSPSQRILPPHHHLGYPLLSGQYDLSYASGLSSSAIVASQQASAPSMYPPARR; from the exons ATGTCCCTCAGCAGCGGCCCTGCAGGCGGGAAAGGTGTGGACTCCAACGCGGTGGACACGTACGACAGCGGCGATGAGTGGGATATCGGTGTTGGCAATCTGATCATTGACCTGGACGCCGACTTGGAGAAAGACAAGCTAGAGATGTCGAGCAgtaaggagggagggggcaTGGCTGCCCCTCCCAGCGCTGTGGCTGCTTTACCTGACAATATAAAGTTTGTTAGTCCTGTAGCCACCGCACAGGGCAAAGAGAGCAAATCCAAATCCAAACGTAGTAAAAACTCTAAGGAGAGCGTTAAGGCCCTGGTCACAGACGCAGCTAAAAAGGAGGTTCAGGGTCGCCCCCCTGGGGACACAATACCCCAGAACACTAACTCTACCCCAACTAAGGGAACTGACAAGTCCAGTAAACCCTCCCGCACTCTCCCTGCTGTGAAGAAGGACAAGGACGGGGTGTCTGGGAAAACTAAGAAGGAGAAAATTGATGTGGTGGCCCCTGGAGTGGTTAGCACTGAGAAGGAGTCTGGGGCTCCCATCCTGCCAATAGGAGGCGCTCGCACTGGCCCGTTTGAGGGCCAACAGAACCCGGAGTTGGCTGCAGCCGAGCAGCTGGGGAACATGGCACTGGACTCTGTAGGGATTGGCCAGCCTGTCACCATGACGATAGAGCAAGAGGAGGTGGACAACGGCGAGTGTCGGGGCATGAAGAAAGTGGTCGGAGGTGAGAAG ATGGAGTCTCCGGTCTCCACCcccgctcctcctcctctccacctcctcgCTCCGTCCGCCAACAGCGACATTTCGTCTTCGTGTGAGCAGATCATGGTTCGCACACGCTCAGTGGCGGTGAACACAGTAGACGCCGCGCTGGCGACCGAGCCGGAGTGTCTGGGACCCTGCGAGCCAGGCACCAGTGTCAACCTGGAGGGCATCGTGTGGCAGGAGACTGAGGATG gcATGCTGGTTGTTAACGTCACCTGGAGGAACAAGACATATGTTGGAACACTGCTGGACTGCACAAGGCATGACTGGGCCCCTCCGAG GTTCTGCGAGTCTCCCACCAGTGACGTGGAGATGCGAAGTGGTCGTGGTCGAGGGAAGCGGATGCGTCCCAGCAGCAACACGCCCCTGAACGACAACAGCAACTCTTCTGACAACAaaggcagcggcagcagcaagACACGTGGTGCCACAGCGAACAGCAAAGGGCGGCGAGGCAGTCAAACAGCCGGCGGTGCTGAGGATGCCAAGGCCAGCCCGTCCTCTGCCAAGAGGAAGACCAAACCTGCCTCTGACATGGAGCCAACCTCCAGCTCCGAGGACACCAAGGCTTCAAAACGCATGAGGACCAACTCCACTGGTGCTGTGACCCCCCTCCCTGGAGGAAAAACCGACCCCCTGCCCCCTCCGCAGGTGGACCGCACCTGCCCCTCCCCTGTGCTCATCGACTGCCCCCACCCCAACTGCAACAAGAAATATAAGCACATCAATGGGCTGAAGTACCACCAGGCTCGGGCCCACAATGACCAGGACGTGCGATTGGACCAGGATGGAGACAGTGAGTATGGGGACGACCCCGCCCTCCATCCTGACCCTGCCTCCTGCAATGGTGCTGCCATCTCCCCCGCTCGCTCCACCACACCTAAAGGGCGAGGCTTTGATGCCCCCTCTCCCTCATCAGGGAAGCTGACATCAAAGGGGAAGAAAAAGGTTGGGGAGGCTGAGCCCGAGGGGACGGACGGTGGTGAGGAGGGGGTGTGTTTGACCGATGAAGCCAGCAATGACGGGATGGACGACAGAAAGTCCAAGAAGTTGGTGGCTGCAGGCAAGGGCGACAAACTGACACAGAAAGGCCTCAAACCTGCCCGCCCTGTGGCCCCCGCCGCCCCCGGAGCGCCTTCGCCATACGCCCTGCAGGCGTCCTCCCCGGCTCTGGGCTCAGTGGTACAGTCTGTCCCCAAGAGCCCCCAGCTGAAGAACATCCAGCCCAAACCCCCTCCAATGGTCGACCCCGCCTCCAGCCCAGTCCTCGtcaaagacaagaagaagaaggacaaAAAGAAGAGGGAGGGGGGGAAGGAGGGGGACAGTCCTAAGGCGATGGGAAAGGGGGGGAGGCCTGAGGAGGGGCGGAGCCCTTATTCAGAGGCTGATGCTTTGCTCAACGGCTCCACGGAAACGCACCAGAGCCGACTGGCAAGCATCAAGGCGGAGGCCGACAAGGTGTACAGCTTCTCCGACAACGCACCCAGCCCCTCCATCGGCGTTGCCAGCAGAATGGAGGCCGGCCTCGCACCCCCCCTCCACCTCAACCAGAATGGAGCCGACAACGCCTCCGTCAAAACCAGCAGCCCCGCCTACTCAGACATCTCTGATGCGGGCGaggatggggaggggagagcggAGGGGCTGAAGGTCAAACCTGAGCCTGACCAGGGCGCACGTGAAGGGGCCAAGAAGGCCCTGTTCCCTCCCCAGGCTCCCAGCAAAGACTCACCGTACTACCCCAACTACGACTCCTATTACTCCCCGAATTACCCCAACCCCAGCCCGGGGGCACCTGCAGCGCTGCCCCACATGGATGCCGCTCCAGTGaaggtgaagaaggaggaggagtcagaggtgggggaggaggagcGCAAACTGAAGGTGGAGCctcaggaggagaggaaggtggACCCAGGGCCTCAGCAGCCATCAGTTATCCAGCAGCGCCCCAACATGTACGCCCAGACCCTGTACTACAACCAGTACTACTTCCCCCCCTACTCCTACTCACCTGACCCGGCCTACCACGCCCACCTGTTGGCCTCTAACCCCGCCTACCGCCAGCAGTATGAGGAGCGGCAGCGACAGGCCGACAAGAAGGCCGAGAGCAAAGAGCGGGACACCGGAGTAAAGGACGAATGGAAACAGAAAGCTTCTGTGCCCCCCACCCTCTCCAGAGCCCCCAGCCTCACCGACCTGGGCGCCAAGGGTACGCTGAACCCAGCCAAGGCCAAAGAGCCCCCCCCGCCTTCAGAACAGGCCAAGTCGGTCATCATGGCCAAAGGAGAAGACCCCAAGGCCCCCGCCACCCAGCCAGAGGGTCTGAAGATGAAGCTGAGTGAAGCTGGGCATCATGGGAAGGACGAGGCCAAGCAAGTGGAGTCGGGCAGGCCGGCAGGCGTGGAGTCGGCCATGTGGTACAGACAG GAGCCGGACTCACGCCTCTGGCCCTACGTCTACCCCAACAAATACTCCGAGGCTCCtaagctgcaggaggaggaccGGTGGAGGGAGGACAGGGAGCGAGAGCGCGACAGGAAGGGGAAGGAGGAGAGGCCGCGGCTCAAGGAGGGCGCCCTGAAAGAAGAGGCCAAGGAGGGGGTGGAGGCCAGGACTCAGCTGCCTCCAGAGGAGCACCGAGGGGGTGGCAAGGAGGCCAGAGCCCCCCACATGCAGTTCTCCTCCCCCCTGGCCCAGCACCAGGGCTACATGCCCTACATGCACGGACCTTACGCCTACACCCAGGGCTACGAACCGAGCCACCCCGGCTACAGAGGCATGCCCTCGGTCATGATGCAGAACTACCCAG GCTCGTACATGCCGGCCGGTTACCCCTTCCCCTCATACGGCGGGAAGGTGGTgacaggggaggagggggagaaacCGTCCAGGTCCAGTCCCACGGTGAAGCCGCCTGGCGAGGCCAAAGCTCTggacctgctgcagcagcacgCCAGCCAGTACAAGAGCAAATCCCCATCCATCCAGGACAACAAGACGCCAcatgagagggagagggagcggGAGAGAGACGGTGACCGGCCACGATCCTCCCCCTCCCAGCGCATCCTGCCCCCCCATCATCACCTGGGATACCCGCTGCTGTCGGGACAGTACGACCTGTCCTACGCCTCAG gcctCTCGTCTTCAGCCATCGTCGCCAGTCAGCAGGCGTCAGCCCCGTCCATGTACCCCCCCGCACGGAGGTGA